A section of the Cuniculiplasma divulgatum genome encodes:
- a CDS encoding acyl-CoA dehydrogenase family protein — protein sequence MDFEFPEDIVKAREKAAEFARKEISSKKALMYDREEKFPEELKKKAFQYGIVDYTNPWSMLVTIEELCRADPGMGIAATVSLFGAEVIMLFGNDSQKTKYLGAVQNGEKMMGLAVTEPGGGSDVAGIKTTARKEGNKYIINGSKMFITNGTMADFFVMLVRTSDPQDGKRHHGLSTLIVPGNLPGFSRTKITGKLGVRATNTAELVLNNVEVPAENLIGEEGKGFYYIMTFFNISRAYVAAQAIGIAQGALDRVLGYLSELQSKGASSSITEEIQMTASDMATRIEASRLLTYKAASYLFQFRPNPTITSMSKAYAAETAVFATEKALEITGYSGINGDLERFFRDAKIMEIWEGTSEIEKLIIWRNLIKETQGGN from the coding sequence ATGGATTTTGAGTTTCCTGAGGATATAGTCAAGGCAAGAGAGAAAGCTGCTGAATTTGCAAGGAAGGAGATAAGCTCAAAGAAGGCTTTGATGTATGACCGGGAAGAGAAGTTCCCTGAAGAGCTGAAGAAGAAGGCTTTCCAATACGGCATAGTTGATTATACAAATCCATGGTCAATGCTGGTGACCATTGAAGAACTGTGCAGAGCTGACCCAGGAATGGGAATAGCTGCAACTGTGAGCCTTTTCGGCGCTGAGGTGATCATGCTCTTCGGCAATGACAGCCAGAAAACAAAATATCTGGGTGCAGTGCAGAATGGAGAGAAGATGATGGGCCTTGCCGTGACAGAGCCAGGTGGAGGCAGTGACGTAGCAGGCATCAAGACCACTGCCAGGAAGGAAGGCAACAAATACATAATCAACGGATCAAAGATGTTCATAACAAACGGGACCATGGCGGACTTCTTTGTAATGCTGGTGCGTACCTCAGACCCCCAGGACGGAAAGAGGCACCATGGATTAAGCACACTCATAGTTCCCGGCAACCTTCCCGGTTTCTCCAGAACAAAGATCACCGGAAAACTGGGAGTCAGGGCTACAAACACGGCGGAACTTGTGCTGAACAACGTTGAGGTTCCCGCAGAAAACCTAATAGGCGAGGAAGGGAAAGGTTTCTACTACATCATGACATTTTTCAACATAAGCCGGGCATATGTGGCAGCTCAGGCTATCGGCATTGCCCAGGGAGCTCTTGACAGGGTGCTGGGGTATCTCTCTGAACTGCAGTCAAAGGGTGCTTCATCCAGCATCACCGAGGAAATCCAGATGACTGCCTCTGATATGGCAACCCGCATTGAGGCTTCCAGGCTTCTGACATACAAGGCTGCCTCATATCTGTTCCAGTTCAGGCCAAACCCCACCATAACCAGCATGTCAAAGGCGTATGCAGCAGAAACTGCCGTATTCGCTACGGAAAAGGCGCTGGAAATCACGGGATATTCAGGCATCAACGGAGACCTTGAAAGATTCTTCAGGGATGCCAAGATCATGGAAATATGGGAAGGGACAAGCGAGATTGAGAAGCTCATTATCTGGAGGAATCTCATAAAGGAGACACAGGGAGGTAATTAA
- a CDS encoding acyl-CoA dehydrogenase family protein gives MSMEEQDILRSAVIEFAEKNIANSAVAIERTGITDDLAISLAAQGFLGAALPAEVGGAGIDRQGYAVILKELASYSPSVSALVLITGSIAGRLLEGKADSLLGKIATGEESFAVSLWPATDRWGNAGELKISGNKISGTRRYVIGRPGGCLVAVTDDGKLVLVKSGFSLWDEEHHLSFRGLKYSVAKIDSGDYEVISSNGAENMEKILSGMDLEISAMALGIARGALAKTVDYTKVRKTFEKPLKDYSTVANNISRLMSELRMAEIALQASGEMNETEMLMLKVHATDLAKRATKYSLQYHGGYGYIEDFGVEKFYRDAVGLTILLENQAADGMRLSKEVFGEKSGYL, from the coding sequence ATGTCAATGGAAGAACAGGATATACTGAGATCTGCAGTGATTGAGTTTGCAGAGAAGAATATTGCCAATTCAGCAGTTGCCATTGAGAGGACAGGAATAACGGACGATCTTGCCATCTCTCTTGCGGCACAGGGATTTCTTGGGGCAGCCCTTCCTGCTGAAGTTGGAGGAGCAGGCATAGACAGACAGGGATATGCCGTGATATTGAAGGAACTGGCATCTTATTCCCCATCAGTATCCGCACTGGTACTCATAACAGGGTCCATTGCAGGCAGGTTACTGGAAGGGAAGGCAGACAGTCTGCTTGGAAAGATCGCCACGGGTGAGGAATCATTTGCCGTCTCCCTGTGGCCGGCCACAGACCGATGGGGAAACGCAGGGGAACTGAAGATATCCGGGAATAAGATAAGTGGGACAAGGAGATATGTCATTGGAAGACCAGGCGGCTGCCTTGTGGCTGTCACCGATGATGGAAAACTTGTGCTTGTGAAGAGCGGATTCAGTTTATGGGACGAGGAACATCACCTGTCATTCAGGGGGCTGAAGTATTCAGTGGCAAAGATCGATTCCGGCGATTATGAGGTCATTTCCAGCAATGGAGCTGAAAACATGGAGAAAATTCTCTCAGGAATGGACCTGGAAATCTCTGCAATGGCACTTGGCATTGCCAGGGGGGCACTGGCAAAGACCGTGGATTACACCAAAGTCAGGAAGACCTTTGAGAAGCCGCTGAAGGACTACAGCACAGTTGCCAACAACATATCGCGGCTCATGTCAGAGCTCAGGATGGCAGAGATAGCCCTGCAGGCCTCGGGAGAAATGAATGAGACCGAGATGCTCATGCTCAAGGTTCACGCCACAGATCTTGCGAAAAGGGCCACGAAATATTCCCTGCAGTACCATGGGGGATATGGCTACATCGAGGATTTCGGAGTCGAGAAATTCTACCGCGATGCAGTGGGTCTCACAATTCTCCTGGAGAACCAGGCTGCGGACGGCATGAGGCTGTCAAAGGAAGTATTCGGGGAAAAATCAGGATATCTTTGA
- a CDS encoding dienelactone hydrolase family protein, whose product MTGSKIREEQLGIKARDGSSIDTFLSMPAEGNARGGILVIQEIWGVTDFIRTVCRKLSEIGYVAMAPHLYSRADEKALFTEENIMDAMRPFWALPPEKRGDQKAVSEILEKLPEHTRKIVTKVMFEREKTEKRMISDLEDAQNHFLKNYRPAKTGVVGFCLGGGLAFQLSTQMKFDASIIFYGANPRNIDDLSRIKGSVLGIYAGEDSSINNGLPALVENVVKHKLDFEMKIYPGTYHAFFNHTGMSYNKPAADDAWKRMLAFFGSHLGE is encoded by the coding sequence ATGACAGGCAGCAAAATCAGGGAAGAACAACTTGGAATCAAGGCCAGGGATGGCAGCAGCATTGACACATTTCTCAGCATGCCAGCCGAAGGTAATGCCAGAGGCGGAATCCTGGTTATCCAGGAAATATGGGGAGTAACTGACTTCATAAGGACAGTTTGCCGTAAGCTCAGTGAGATTGGATACGTGGCCATGGCTCCCCACCTGTATTCAAGGGCTGACGAGAAGGCACTGTTCACAGAGGAGAACATAATGGATGCCATGAGGCCCTTCTGGGCTCTTCCCCCGGAAAAGAGAGGCGACCAGAAGGCAGTCTCGGAGATACTTGAAAAGCTCCCTGAGCATACCAGAAAAATAGTCACAAAGGTCATGTTTGAGAGGGAGAAAACAGAGAAGAGGATGATATCTGACCTTGAGGATGCACAGAACCATTTCCTGAAGAACTACAGGCCAGCAAAGACAGGTGTCGTGGGCTTCTGCCTTGGGGGAGGTCTCGCATTTCAGCTTTCCACGCAGATGAAATTTGACGCTTCCATTATATTCTATGGCGCAAATCCCAGAAACATTGACGATCTCTCCAGGATCAAAGGATCAGTTCTGGGAATATATGCGGGAGAGGACAGTTCAATCAACAACGGACTTCCAGCACTGGTGGAGAATGTGGTGAAGCACAAGCTTGACTTCGAGATGAAGATTTATCCGGGCACATATCACGCATTCTTCAACCACACCGGAATGAGCTACAACAAACCTGCTGCCGACGACGCGTGGAAAAGGATGCTGGCATTCTTTGGCAGTCACCTGGGTGAGTGA
- a CDS encoding glycosyltransferase — protein sequence MKIGFFTATYYPTPDGVSHYLRDVKAELQKRGHEVHVFSFNGDRKEKNVHVLRSVPFPAYSQYSMPVNPLPFGLYRKAIRLNLDIVHIHDPFMGSLGYRVSRYTGAPIVATYHTDFVKMQESVNLPFRDRLFKTTWKYSLFLYRRCDEVFAPSRKSMEQLRNDGVLHTRELPLFVDTNKFAPETRDSETFWVQYMGRITRDKGVFRILDVAAAIDRRSGIRFLISGTGPEEKNLEKAIAERGLQDLVTMTGYVDEPRKIELLHNAGLFMYPSETDTFGISVVEAMSSGVPSIVPRGFPLAHYDDMEVSGLIEMDFSRPDEIAGAVERYSADRRNLRAVGEAARKFVLDNFSMEKHCDILLSTYADLLSGRSMKSASGNRKTTERLPTR from the coding sequence ATGAAGATAGGATTCTTTACTGCAACATATTATCCAACTCCAGACGGTGTATCCCATTATCTGAGGGATGTAAAGGCGGAGCTTCAGAAGAGAGGGCACGAAGTCCATGTTTTCTCATTCAACGGGGACAGGAAGGAGAAGAATGTGCATGTTCTCCGCTCGGTTCCATTCCCGGCATATTCACAGTACAGCATGCCAGTTAATCCTCTGCCATTCGGCCTTTACAGGAAGGCAATCAGGTTGAATCTCGACATAGTGCACATACATGATCCATTCATGGGGAGTCTTGGATACAGGGTATCCAGATACACAGGTGCGCCAATAGTTGCAACATACCACACGGACTTTGTCAAGATGCAGGAATCAGTGAACCTGCCATTCAGGGACAGGCTCTTCAAAACCACGTGGAAATACAGCCTCTTTCTCTATCGCCGGTGCGACGAGGTCTTTGCGCCAAGCAGGAAGAGCATGGAACAGCTGAGAAATGACGGAGTCCTCCACACCAGGGAACTTCCTCTTTTCGTTGACACCAACAAGTTTGCGCCGGAAACCCGTGATTCTGAGACATTCTGGGTCCAGTATATGGGTAGAATCACCAGGGACAAGGGCGTTTTCAGGATTCTTGACGTTGCGGCAGCCATTGACAGGAGGTCAGGCATCAGGTTTCTCATTTCAGGTACGGGGCCTGAGGAAAAAAACCTGGAGAAGGCCATAGCAGAAAGGGGGCTTCAGGACCTGGTCACCATGACAGGCTATGTGGATGAGCCCCGGAAAATAGAACTTCTTCACAACGCCGGTCTGTTCATGTACCCATCTGAGACCGATACCTTCGGGATCTCGGTTGTGGAGGCAATGTCATCTGGAGTTCCCAGCATAGTCCCCCGGGGCTTCCCCCTTGCACATTATGATGACATGGAGGTTTCAGGACTTATTGAGATGGACTTCTCAAGGCCAGACGAGATTGCGGGAGCCGTTGAGAGGTATTCGGCAGACAGGCGGAACCTCAGGGCTGTAGGTGAAGCTGCCAGAAAGTTTGTCCTTGATAATTTCAGCATGGAGAAGCACTGCGATATACTCCTGTCAACCTATGCAGATCTTCTTTCAGGAAGGTCAATGAAATCTGCTTCAGGAAACAGGAAAACAACGGAAAGACTGCCGACAAGGTGA
- a CDS encoding MarR family transcriptional regulator translates to MSGESRFILAVAVSAIYSVVSATVATSVFLTTVALGYRISLFGIVAYAVVIGSDIVIMYFSSRRLLYMFSRAVASRPAVQDQEPGQEQGEPHEALQLGEREQILVDAIRRNGGSALQNSLVEVTGMSSPTVSRIISSLENKGIVEKRRHGMTNIISLTGSRRQ, encoded by the coding sequence TTGTCCGGGGAAAGCCGATTTATCCTTGCAGTTGCCGTTTCAGCCATATATTCTGTGGTGTCCGCAACGGTTGCAACATCAGTTTTCCTGACAACTGTAGCATTGGGCTACAGGATATCGCTGTTTGGTATTGTTGCCTATGCAGTCGTCATTGGCTCCGACATTGTGATAATGTACTTTTCCTCCAGAAGGCTTCTGTACATGTTCAGCAGGGCTGTTGCAAGCAGGCCAGCTGTCCAGGATCAGGAGCCAGGTCAGGAACAGGGCGAACCGCATGAAGCCCTGCAACTGGGGGAACGTGAGCAGATTCTGGTTGATGCCATCAGGAGAAACGGAGGCAGCGCACTTCAGAACTCGCTGGTGGAAGTAACCGGAATGTCATCACCCACAGTTTCAAGGATAATATCTTCACTGGAAAACAAGGGGATTGTGGAAAAAAGGAGGCATGGAATGACAAACATCATATCACTCACCGGGAGCCGAAGGCAGTAA
- a CDS encoding SHOCT domain-containing protein — MRSFGEKIIWIIVALIGAIAVTSIVSFAIYGRYGYTYGYGPYGMMGGFPFYGMYIIMPIMAVISILVVILFFRYIFGAMGGHMGYSWNERSRAEDILKERYARGEISQEEFNRMMENLRSH, encoded by the coding sequence ATGAGATCATTTGGAGAAAAAATAATCTGGATAATAGTTGCTCTCATAGGGGCCATTGCAGTGACAAGCATTGTGTCATTTGCAATATACGGCAGGTACGGCTACACGTACGGGTACGGACCATACGGCATGATGGGGGGATTTCCATTCTATGGAATGTATATCATAATGCCCATAATGGCTGTGATTTCAATCCTGGTTGTCATACTGTTCTTCCGTTACATTTTTGGTGCCATGGGCGGCCACATGGGTTATTCATGGAATGAAAGGAGCAGGGCTGAGGACATACTGAAGGAGAGATATGCAAGGGGGGAGATAAGCCAGGAGGAATTTAACAGGATGATGGAGAATCTCCGTTCCCACTGA
- a CDS encoding glycoside hydrolase family 57 protein: protein MKNLVFYFQVHQPRRIRPYRRSEIGVKHDYFWDERNMEIMQRVAQKCYLPATRILLQEGIPASFSLSGVFLEQAAEYAPEVIDVFREYFRSGLGEIMSETYYHSLASIWNPREFREQVEEHRRLVQRLFGVNPVSFRNTELIYSDGISHEVRNMGFRNMVTEGTDEIIAAHTPNFAYRSVSGLKLLLRNYRMSDDIAFRFSNPNWNDFPLFADKYAGWVAASPGDVTNVFMDYETFGEHQWKETGIFQFLKSLPHELSSRGVEITTVEKAASENSDHGTVSVENPISWADTDRNLNAWLGNAMQNDAFNAMKNMYDTDVKTWRLLQTSDHIYYMSVRNFADQDVHSYFNPYLSPYLAFIYYMAILDDLKNGRV, encoded by the coding sequence ATGAAAAACCTTGTGTTCTATTTCCAGGTGCATCAGCCCAGGAGGATAAGACCATACCGCAGGTCTGAAATAGGCGTAAAGCACGATTATTTCTGGGATGAGAGGAACATGGAAATCATGCAGAGGGTTGCACAGAAGTGCTATCTTCCTGCCACACGCATCCTGCTTCAGGAGGGAATCCCGGCTTCCTTTTCCCTGTCAGGAGTCTTCCTGGAACAGGCTGCTGAATATGCCCCAGAAGTGATTGATGTCTTTCGTGAGTACTTCAGGTCCGGACTGGGAGAAATAATGTCCGAGACGTATTATCACAGCCTTGCCTCCATATGGAATCCCCGGGAATTCAGGGAACAGGTTGAGGAACATCGCCGCCTTGTTCAGAGGCTGTTTGGGGTAAACCCCGTGTCGTTCAGGAACACAGAGCTGATCTATTCCGATGGCATATCCCATGAAGTTAGAAACATGGGTTTCAGGAACATGGTAACCGAGGGGACGGATGAGATAATAGCCGCACATACGCCAAACTTTGCCTACAGATCAGTGTCCGGGCTGAAACTGCTTCTCAGGAACTACAGGATGAGCGATGACATCGCCTTCAGATTCTCAAACCCCAACTGGAATGATTTCCCGCTGTTTGCAGACAAGTATGCCGGGTGGGTTGCAGCTTCCCCTGGGGATGTTACCAATGTTTTCATGGATTATGAGACATTTGGGGAGCACCAGTGGAAGGAAACAGGCATATTCCAGTTCTTGAAAAGCCTGCCCCATGAGCTTTCCAGCAGGGGCGTGGAAATAACCACAGTGGAAAAAGCCGCCTCGGAGAACAGTGATCACGGAACTGTAAGCGTGGAGAATCCAATATCGTGGGCTGATACAGATAGAAATCTCAATGCCTGGCTTGGAAATGCAATGCAGAATGATGCATTCAATGCCATGAAAAACATGTATGATACAGACGTGAAAACGTGGAGGCTTCTTCAGACCTCAGATCATATTTATTACATGTCAGTAAGGAACTTCGCCGATCAGGATGTACACTCATATTTCAACCCTTATCTGTCCCCGTACCTGGCCTTCATCTATTACATGGCAATACTTGATGACCTGAAGAATGGCCGGGTATAA